From Gammaproteobacteria bacterium, one genomic window encodes:
- the gspI gene encoding type II secretion system protein GspI → MKLQRGFTLVEVLVALAVFALAAAALIDSINSGLRAEHNMYQRTLAYWVAQNQFAKMQLNSDWPASGVLNGQSEVMGRHVWHWRVTIKPTTLQQLKRIEIEVRQSPEQTTPDATLVGFLARSGP, encoded by the coding sequence ATGAAGCTTCAGCGGGGCTTTACCTTGGTCGAAGTGCTGGTTGCGCTGGCCGTCTTTGCGCTTGCTGCCGCTGCGCTGATTGACTCGATCAACAGTGGCTTGCGTGCGGAACACAATATGTACCAAAGGACTTTGGCTTATTGGGTGGCGCAAAACCAGTTTGCCAAAATGCAGTTGAATAGTGATTGGCCTGCGTCTGGTGTGTTAAACGGTCAATCGGAAGTCATGGGGCGTCACGTTTGGCACTGGCGCGTGACCATCAAGCCCACGACCTTGCAACAACTGAAGCGCATCGAAATTGAAGTGCGGCAATCCCCCGAGCAAACCACACCTGATGCCACACTGGTCGGTTTTTTGGCAAGGAGCGGCCCATGA